From the Psychrobacter sp. P11F6 genome, the window TACTGACAGCAGCGTTTTACGGCATCACCAAGTACCGCTAAATCCAAATCCATCATCGCTGGCAGATTGACTTCCAGCCAATCTAAGAACGTGACATCCATAATGAGCGCGTATTTAATAACCTCAGCCAACCCTGCTGACAACTCGCGCGCTGGCAAAGTCTTGAGCGTACTCATATCAGCAAGGACCATTTGCGGCTGCCAAAAAGCGCCAATCATGTTTTTGCCTTGAGGATGATTGATGCCCGTCTTACCACCAACGCTCGAATCCACTTGTGACAGTAGCGTGGTTGGAATCTGGATAAAATTTACACCACGCATAAAGCTTGCAGCAGCAAAGCCCGTCATATCGCCCACAACGCCACCACCTAAAGCAATAAGCGTAACGTCACGATTGAAATGCGCTGTCATCAATACATCGTAAATTTGATTGATACTGGTCTGATGCTTATATTGCTCACCATCTGGCAATACGCAAACACGCACAGTGAACTGCTCTGTTAACTCTTTTTCTAAAGCGTTTAGGTATAAAGGCGCAACAGTATCATTAGTGACAATCAATACTTGGCGACCACGAATATAAGGTGTGATCAGCTTTGCCATACTGTTGTGATTTATCGCTGCTTTTTCAGTAATGACGATTGGATAGTCATGGCTTTGCGTATGAACCGTTAAACCGTCATGAAACAGTGGCGTTGCCATTAAACACTCCCTAAGCAATTTTGAATGAGATAAAAGTAGCTGAGCTTAACTAGGGCGCGTCCTGATTTTTATCGCCATTTTTAAATGAGGACACGCCTTGATAAAGTTTATCATTATGGTTAATTTTCTTTATCTTCTGGTGCTATAGCAGTCGAGTCAGTAAATGACTCTAGTTGCTGTAAAAGCTGATTGACCATATGACGGGGATAAGTATGACCAGTTGGCATAATAATATGAGCGACTTGGCGATATAAGGGATCACGAGTGCTATATAAATCTTGCAAGATTTTTCTAGGATTTGGCTGCTGTAACAGTGGTCGTGATTTGTCTTTAGCCGTGCGAGCCATTTGCACATCAACTGGCGCATTCAAATAAACCACGATACCGCGCTGATGCAAAAACGCTCTGTTTTCAGCACACATCACAGCGCCACCACCGGTCGCTAAAACGATTTGGGCTTTTTGAGTCAACTCATCGATGGCGCGCGTTTCACGCTCACGAAAGCCCGCCTCGCCTTCTTTAGCGAATATCCAAGCAATGTCAGCCCCTGTCTGCGATTCAATGTACCAATCACTGTCTACAAAGGTGCGCCCCAACTGCTTAGCCAGCAATTTACCGA encodes:
- the aroB gene encoding 3-dehydroquinate synthase, whose translation is MATPLFHDGLTVHTQSHDYPIVITEKAAINHNSMAKLITPYIRGRQVLIVTNDTVAPLYLNALEKELTEQFTVRVCVLPDGEQYKHQTSINQIYDVLMTAHFNRDVTLIALGGGVVGDMTGFAAASFMRGVNFIQIPTTLLSQVDSSVGGKTGINHPQGKNMIGAFWQPQMVLADMSTLKTLPARELSAGLAEVIKYALIMDVTFLDWLEVNLPAMMDLDLAVLGDAVKRCCQYKADVVAQDERESGVRALLNFGHTFGHVIETHEGYGNWLHGEAVAAGMVQAAELSQKMGWLTAEDVARIKRILTLANLPITPPRIDTQTALSLMGHDKKVKHGQIRLILLKSLGQAVLTNDFDEDLLHEVLSQHRV
- the aroK gene encoding shikimate kinase AroK, with protein sequence MVEELPSVFLVGPMGAGKTTIGKLLAKQLGRTFVDSDWYIESQTGADIAWIFAKEGEAGFRERETRAIDELTQKAQIVLATGGGAVMCAENRAFLHQRGIVVYLNAPVDVQMARTAKDKSRPLLQQPNPRKILQDLYSTRDPLYRQVAHIIMPTGHTYPRHMVNQLLQQLESFTDSTAIAPEDKEN